A genomic region of Oligoflexia bacterium contains the following coding sequences:
- a CDS encoding CBASS cGAMP-activated phospholipase, whose translation MNADSDKTFKILAIDGGGIRGVVPAHIIQQMHAKFRVTPAQHFDLIAGTSTGAIIAAALACEIEPSAIIDLYKKHGSRIFRKKWSLIPSSLGLGWLKSLLHSSYTHDELSKLLREVFGDKKLGEVKIPLMLPSTDIGNGRVHVFKSGYSDKFTRDPDVFVRDAVIASCSAPTFFDPYKMKEYLLVDGGLWANNPALTATIEAIHRMNKDPKSLRVLSLGTGHEKTYYEQVPSLFGWGFLTRWKRKNFISLILSLQSQAAHNHLKLMLPESQWMRLNFESDKELPLDDITAVDSLIAKADKLFTDESDKLKAFLETI comes from the coding sequence TTGAACGCGGATTCGGATAAGACTTTTAAGATTTTAGCTATTGATGGCGGGGGCATCCGAGGGGTTGTCCCCGCCCATATCATTCAACAAATGCACGCCAAATTTAGAGTCACCCCAGCACAACACTTTGATCTAATCGCGGGAACCAGCACAGGGGCCATTATTGCCGCAGCTCTTGCTTGTGAAATTGAACCGTCCGCGATCATCGATCTCTACAAAAAGCACGGGTCGCGTATTTTTCGCAAAAAGTGGTCTCTAATTCCATCGTCGCTTGGACTTGGCTGGCTTAAATCGCTACTCCATAGCTCCTACACCCACGATGAATTATCAAAACTGCTTAGGGAAGTTTTCGGGGATAAAAAACTGGGCGAAGTAAAAATTCCGCTGATGTTGCCCTCGACAGATATTGGCAATGGTCGTGTTCATGTTTTTAAGTCGGGCTATTCCGATAAATTCACCCGGGACCCCGATGTATTCGTGCGAGATGCCGTCATCGCATCTTGTAGTGCCCCGACTTTTTTTGATCCCTACAAGATGAAGGAATACCTTTTGGTCGATGGCGGGCTATGGGCAAACAATCCTGCATTAACCGCCACCATCGAAGCCATACACCGTATGAACAAAGATCCAAAATCCTTAAGGGTTTTATCGCTGGGAACTGGCCATGAAAAAACATATTACGAGCAGGTGCCAAGTTTATTTGGATGGGGTTTCCTCACTCGGTGGAAGCGAAAGAACTTTATCAGCCTTATTTTGTCGCTTCAGTCACAGGCGGCACACAACCACTTAAAACTGATGCTGCCCGAGTCGCAATGGATGCGACTTAATTTTGAATCCGACAAAGAACTTCCCCTCGATGATATCACCGCAGTCGATTCATTGATCGCCAAAGCGGACAAGCTCTTTACAGATGAGAGCGATAAACTCAAAGCATTTTTAGAAACAATTTAA
- a CDS encoding nucleotidyltransferase yields MQNKKQIILKKMLAELDIPESAYDKAVKRYEDIGDWFGRKESSLNQYDPHVFSQGSFRLGTVIKPLNHNEEYDLDLSCVLRQGISKKTHTQEYVKNLVGKELEAYRIARGIQEKLELKHRCWRLIYQDELSFHADIVPAIPEDQKRRIELSEAIRKSESDQFSSAAETTIVITDDRNSNYRTISDDWKISNPEGYASWFEDNMLGQTLYNMLEKAQVDKVPTYKKKTPLQQAIQLLKQHRDIMFAKAPDKKPISIIITTLAARAYNGESDLGDSLTNILNKMESLVRTAKPRVPNPVDPNEDFADKWTTDTTLEANFKNWLAQAKADFDFLEKSNDVRLIAGKVKDRFSLVLNESDLAKSLGMSTTTPHASPSRVQVIDESRAAKPWEFNS; encoded by the coding sequence ATGCAAAATAAAAAACAAATCATTCTTAAAAAGATGCTGGCCGAACTGGATATCCCTGAGTCGGCATACGATAAAGCAGTGAAGCGGTACGAAGACATCGGGGATTGGTTCGGTCGCAAGGAATCTTCGCTCAACCAATATGATCCCCACGTTTTTTCACAAGGTTCATTCCGCCTTGGTACAGTGATTAAGCCTTTGAACCACAATGAAGAATATGACCTGGATTTGTCCTGCGTGCTTCGCCAAGGGATTTCAAAGAAAACCCACACCCAAGAGTACGTTAAGAACCTTGTCGGTAAAGAGCTGGAAGCTTATCGTATAGCACGAGGAATTCAGGAGAAACTTGAACTAAAACATCGTTGCTGGAGACTGATTTATCAAGACGAGTTGAGTTTCCATGCGGACATTGTCCCTGCGATCCCAGAAGACCAAAAACGGCGAATTGAATTGAGCGAGGCTATTCGCAAAAGTGAAAGTGACCAGTTTTCTAGCGCTGCGGAAACAACTATAGTCATCACGGATGACCGAAATTCAAACTACAGAACTATCTCGGATGATTGGAAAATCAGTAATCCAGAGGGCTACGCTTCGTGGTTTGAAGATAATATGCTAGGACAGACTCTCTATAATATGCTTGAAAAGGCTCAAGTTGATAAGGTTCCCACATACAAGAAAAAAACACCACTCCAGCAGGCCATTCAACTTTTGAAGCAGCATCGAGACATCATGTTTGCAAAAGCCCCCGATAAAAAACCGATTTCCATTATTATCACGACTCTGGCTGCTCGTGCTTATAATGGCGAATCAGATTTAGGTGATTCCCTCACAAACATTTTAAACAAAATGGAGTCCTTGGTTCGGACTGCTAAACCTCGTGTTCCAAATCCTGTTGACCCTAACGAGGACTTTGCCGACAAATGGACAACCGATACAACCTTGGAAGCCAATTTTAAAAATTGGCTTGCACAAGCCAAAGCAGACTTTGATTTCCTTGAAAAGTCTAACGATGTCCGCTTGATAGCTGGCAAAGTCAAAGACCGCTTCTCTTTGGTATTGAACGAGTCGGATCTTGCAAAGAGTCTTGGCATGTCCACAACCACTCCACATGCAAGCCCCTCGAGGGTTCAAGTTATTGACGAAAGTCGTGCGGCAAAACCTTGGGAATTCAATTCTTGA
- a CDS encoding DUF2188 domain-containing protein, translated as MANKKPVHTVPSGSGWANKQGGKTTSTHHTKANAETEGRRQAKRSETEHVIHKTNGQIGEKNSYGNDPCPPKDKN; from the coding sequence ATGGCAAACAAAAAACCTGTTCACACTGTCCCTAGCGGAAGCGGTTGGGCAAATAAACAAGGTGGAAAGACGACGTCCACACACCACACAAAGGCTAACGCGGAAACCGAAGGTCGTCGTCAAGCCAAGCGCTCTGAAACAGAACACGTTATTCACAAAACCAATGGGCAAATTGGCGAGAAAAATAGCTATGGGAACGATCCTTGCCCACCTAAAGACAAGAACTGA
- a CDS encoding type I restriction-modification system subunit M: MSNKQNQVNQDEINQILWQACDTFRGILNSATYMNYLLPMLFLKYISDTWEEKYEEFDKQYKGDKERIQSRLKKERFVLPKKCHFKDIFEQRNASNIGEIINVALEKIEDANKEKLSGVFRNIDFNSEAMLGQTKDRNTRLKSLLEDFNNPKLDLRPSRIGNLDVIGSAYEYLIGKFAAGGGQKAGEFYTPAEVSELVAELIDPKKGDRICDPACGSGSLLIKCANQLLKKDVNDFYLYGQEVNGQTYALAKMNMFLHGVDNARIEWGDTIRNPKLIEKNSTMKFEVVVANPPFSLEKWGYEEASADAYNRFHRGLPPKTKGDFAFISHMVETITEDSGRVGVVVPHGVLFRGAAEGKIRQSMIDDNLLDAVIGLPSNLFFGTGIPAAILIFKKKKKDDSVLFIDASREFQDGKNQNTLRTQDIEKIVNTYKARESVDKYAYKAKKKEIVENDYNLNIPRYVDTFEEETEIDINAVQKEINQLEKELSTVQAQMKGYLKELGYDA, encoded by the coding sequence ATGAGCAACAAACAAAACCAAGTCAATCAAGACGAAATCAATCAAATACTCTGGCAAGCCTGCGACACTTTCCGTGGGATTTTAAACTCTGCCACTTACATGAACTACCTGCTCCCGATGTTGTTCTTGAAATATATCTCGGACACTTGGGAAGAAAAGTACGAAGAATTCGATAAGCAATATAAGGGCGACAAAGAGCGAATCCAAAGTCGTCTTAAAAAAGAGAGATTTGTTCTTCCAAAGAAGTGCCATTTCAAAGACATCTTTGAACAAAGAAATGCATCCAACATCGGCGAGATCATCAATGTAGCCCTAGAGAAAATTGAAGATGCCAACAAAGAAAAACTCAGTGGGGTCTTTAGAAATATCGATTTCAACAGCGAGGCCATGTTGGGTCAGACGAAAGATCGAAACACAAGGCTGAAATCCCTACTTGAAGACTTTAATAATCCAAAATTGGACCTTCGCCCAAGCAGGATTGGAAACTTGGACGTTATTGGTAGTGCCTACGAATACCTCATTGGCAAGTTCGCAGCAGGCGGCGGCCAAAAGGCTGGAGAGTTTTATACTCCTGCCGAAGTTTCAGAGTTGGTTGCTGAACTGATTGATCCGAAAAAGGGTGACCGCATTTGTGACCCTGCCTGCGGTTCTGGATCATTACTTATCAAGTGTGCAAATCAGCTTCTTAAAAAAGACGTCAACGATTTCTACCTTTATGGCCAGGAGGTCAATGGTCAGACCTATGCCCTTGCGAAGATGAATATGTTTCTGCACGGAGTGGACAACGCCCGAATTGAGTGGGGCGACACCATCAGAAATCCAAAGCTCATCGAGAAAAATAGCACGATGAAGTTTGAGGTCGTGGTGGCAAATCCACCATTCTCGCTAGAGAAATGGGGATATGAGGAAGCATCCGCAGATGCTTACAACCGCTTCCATCGGGGGTTGCCGCCAAAAACAAAGGGCGACTTCGCTTTTATCTCGCACATGGTGGAAACCATCACTGAAGACTCTGGCCGCGTCGGTGTAGTTGTTCCGCACGGAGTTCTATTCCGCGGAGCTGCCGAAGGAAAAATTCGACAATCTATGATCGACGATAATTTGCTTGATGCTGTGATTGGACTGCCTTCCAATCTTTTCTTCGGAACAGGTATTCCTGCTGCCATCTTAATTTTTAAGAAGAAGAAAAAAGACGACTCGGTTTTATTCATTGATGCCAGTCGTGAGTTCCAAGACGGAAAAAATCAAAACACTCTAAGAACACAAGACATCGAGAAGATCGTTAACACTTACAAGGCTCGTGAGTCCGTCGATAAGTATGCTTACAAGGCTAAAAAGAAAGAGATCGTCGAGAACGACTACAACCTCAACATTCCCCGCTATGTGGACACCTTCGAGGAAGAGACCGAGATCGACATCAATGCTGTTCAGAAGGAAATTAACCAATTAGAAAAAGAGCTATCCACCGTTCAAGCTCAGATGAAGGGTTATTTGAAGGAGCTTGGATATGATGCCTAG
- a CDS encoding ATP-binding protein: MVTKIEKLLRAEPNIMAKDIAKRLGCTKGELNPILYANQDRFAVDAEYRWRLMGKEITITFGGDCWVNCDSFEVTLQDAGDGLENATKVSFILPKGCYFLLDALARLLALCNQLAFRKVDVTIDFSNDGKLKHYLNRAGFFDHLNESINVLPQRPTTSTATSHRGQSENLVELGIVTPHEDEDAKDELIKRLTAKFLSLTGDNYKTAVSTIFAELTGNIQDHSETKLNGFAGLQKYGGQSPHIQTIVSDSGVGIATSLRPSLQTHYKTLYDKYHEESVENDLALVTEVMSKGLISRYGAGRGLGFQTSRDRALKFKAKYSVRQENFSLEFIFEDEQLKRVIKKKNLARITGTHICFDFVID, encoded by the coding sequence ATGGTCACCAAGATTGAGAAACTTTTAAGAGCCGAGCCTAACATCATGGCGAAAGACATTGCCAAGAGGTTAGGCTGCACAAAAGGTGAACTCAATCCAATCCTCTACGCCAATCAAGACAGGTTCGCTGTGGATGCAGAGTATCGCTGGCGATTAATGGGGAAAGAGATCACGATTACTTTTGGGGGCGATTGTTGGGTCAATTGCGATTCGTTTGAAGTGACTTTACAAGATGCAGGTGATGGTCTTGAAAATGCCACAAAGGTTTCCTTCATTTTGCCTAAAGGCTGTTACTTTCTGCTAGACGCCTTAGCGAGATTGCTTGCCCTTTGTAATCAACTGGCTTTTAGAAAAGTAGATGTAACGATTGATTTCAGCAACGACGGAAAACTCAAACACTACTTGAACAGGGCTGGGTTTTTCGATCATCTCAACGAGAGCATCAATGTCTTACCTCAGCGACCGACGACTTCAACGGCCACAAGCCACAGGGGACAAAGTGAAAATCTTGTTGAGCTTGGTATCGTAACACCACATGAGGATGAGGACGCGAAAGATGAGCTAATAAAAAGGCTCACTGCTAAATTTCTATCTCTTACGGGCGACAACTATAAAACAGCTGTGTCCACGATCTTCGCCGAACTGACGGGTAACATCCAAGATCATAGTGAAACGAAATTAAATGGCTTTGCGGGCCTTCAAAAATATGGAGGACAGTCTCCCCATATTCAAACAATCGTTTCTGATAGTGGCGTTGGAATTGCCACATCTTTAAGGCCATCACTGCAAACGCATTACAAAACGCTGTACGACAAGTATCACGAAGAGAGCGTGGAGAATGACCTCGCCCTGGTAACCGAAGTGATGAGTAAGGGTTTAATCAGTAGATACGGAGCTGGGCGCGGCTTGGGATTTCAAACAAGTCGAGACAGAGCACTAAAGTTCAAAGCAAAGTATTCCGTTCGCCAAGAAAACTTCAGTTTGGAGTTTATCTTTGAAGACGAACAACTAAAGCGTGTTATCAAAAAAAAGAATCTAGCGAGAATTACAGGAACTCATATCTGTTTCGACTTCGTGATTGACTAG
- a CDS encoding restriction endonuclease subunit S — MIKKLSEVTDIYLGQPIRDKIENTPSGDFFIVQMKDVTKDSGVKTEALYKINLKGRIGPRLVKKGDLLFVPRVFRGSLPYSVLVDADLPNLVAAPTFNILSVKKNLIRAEYLHWFINSEIHGGKFFKQNAMGSSVLNIPKNLLNEMEVVLPPLQQQDRFIKLIQAANLEKEIMEALVEKRRVLVDATLTKFSNQKENT, encoded by the coding sequence ATGATTAAAAAACTATCTGAGGTTACCGACATTTACCTTGGTCAGCCGATCCGGGACAAAATAGAAAACACCCCGTCCGGGGACTTTTTTATCGTCCAAATGAAAGATGTGACCAAGGATTCGGGTGTCAAGACTGAGGCCCTCTATAAAATCAATTTAAAGGGCCGAATTGGGCCTCGGTTGGTCAAAAAAGGCGATCTCCTGTTCGTGCCGAGGGTCTTCCGTGGCTCCCTCCCATACAGTGTTCTGGTCGATGCCGACTTACCGAATCTTGTGGCGGCACCGACGTTCAATATTTTGTCGGTGAAAAAGAATCTAATCAGAGCCGAGTATCTTCATTGGTTCATCAACTCCGAGATCCACGGGGGGAAGTTTTTTAAACAGAATGCAATGGGCAGCTCTGTCTTGAACATCCCTAAGAATCTATTGAACGAGATGGAGGTCGTATTGCCTCCACTTCAACAACAAGATCGCTTCATCAAACTAATTCAAGCCGCAAATCTGGAAAAAGAAATTATGGAGGCCCTCGTAGAAAAACGGCGGGTCCTCGTAGATGCGACTCTAACAAAATTTAGCAATCAAAAGGAAAACACATGA
- a CDS encoding helix-turn-helix domain-containing protein, with translation MNQKKTVIKLKAIVGKDTAFGNPLGRQVYQKLQAELDAHPASKTIGISFEGMEMMDASFARESVVSLAKAKRGEVGFYLRDFASKDLMDNFDYAAKAKDQPMIVIKDKGFDTIGPDLSDGVKEVLGFIMKKGIVTTSMVADELKIKIPNASVRLKKMLDQGLLLGGKEAAESGGLEYNFLAIK, from the coding sequence ATGAACCAGAAAAAGACCGTCATTAAATTGAAAGCCATCGTTGGTAAAGACACCGCTTTTGGTAACCCCTTGGGCCGTCAGGTCTATCAAAAACTACAGGCCGAGTTAGACGCGCATCCAGCAAGTAAAACCATTGGAATTTCCTTTGAGGGTATGGAGATGATGGACGCTTCCTTTGCGCGAGAAAGCGTTGTTTCACTCGCCAAAGCCAAAAGGGGCGAAGTTGGATTCTATTTAAGGGATTTTGCTTCCAAAGACCTGATGGACAACTTTGACTATGCCGCAAAAGCTAAAGATCAGCCGATGATCGTTATCAAAGACAAAGGTTTTGATACTATCGGCCCAGACCTGAGTGATGGCGTAAAAGAAGTGCTTGGATTTATTATGAAAAAAGGAATTGTAACAACCTCGATGGTTGCTGATGAACTGAAAATCAAGATCCCCAACGCCAGCGTTAGACTCAAAAAAATGCTCGATCAGGGCCTTTTGTTAGGCGGAAAAGAAGCCGCTGAGAGTGGCGGCCTTGAGTACAACTTCTTGGCTATAAAATAA
- a CDS encoding TIR domain-containing protein, whose protein sequence is MARKVFFSFKYEDVSRAMVVRNSWVTQGAPTFQNVALTTLAKGNFDQIKKNNDGKQNC, encoded by the coding sequence ATGGCCAGAAAGGTCTTTTTTAGTTTTAAATATGAAGATGTTTCTAGGGCTATGGTTGTCCGAAATAGCTGGGTCACTCAGGGTGCTCCTACATTTCAAAATGTTGCATTGACCACATTAGCAAAAGGTAACTTCGATCAGATCAAAAAGAACAATGATGGGAAACAGAATTGCTGA
- a CDS encoding sigma-54 dependent transcriptional regulator, translated as MRILVVEDDKLIQDSMRMIFDEHSVVTVESAEEALTLLESVPYNILFLDIRLKGAMLGTELLKKVREIDPLLPVIMMSGLEDRKKIVDCLESGAVDYIVKGSVNTSAYAFVIHKASVWRKQQAEKLSHKVVTVKELEDSFNAIVGRSSTTKELKEKIAIVGKSNGPFLIQGETGTGKELVARAIWAAKGCANRPFITVNCAEFQGSMIEGELFGYEKGAFTGAATQRIGLFEAAHGGDIFLDEIGELPFEFQAKLLRVLQEKKVRRIGSNHEKAFDFRVIAATNRNLQSEVAVGKFREDLLFRLDVHGLRLAALQDRPEDISDLLEYYFAVQRRSNVGIPETVRAELASYGWPGNVRQLVGFVSFVMPFLDPVNPQITPNLLNSWLEKSAPSLSKADTASAKEQLLISLKSGGFNIDSHAETIKRDFIRAALDLGKFNRNEAARMLGVSRQRLAHWIEILGV; from the coding sequence ATGAGAATTCTTGTCGTCGAAGATGATAAGCTGATTCAGGACTCCATGCGAATGATCTTCGATGAGCATTCAGTTGTAACCGTAGAGTCGGCAGAAGAAGCTTTGACCCTTCTTGAATCCGTACCCTACAATATACTGTTTTTAGATATTCGCCTTAAGGGTGCAATGTTGGGTACTGAGCTACTCAAAAAGGTAAGAGAGATTGATCCACTTTTACCTGTGATTATGATGTCAGGTCTTGAAGATCGAAAAAAGATTGTCGATTGCCTTGAATCTGGAGCCGTAGATTATATCGTCAAAGGCTCGGTCAATACTTCCGCTTACGCATTTGTAATTCACAAGGCATCGGTTTGGCGCAAGCAACAAGCAGAGAAGCTTTCTCATAAAGTTGTAACCGTTAAGGAGCTTGAAGACTCGTTTAATGCAATAGTTGGAAGGTCTTCCACCACAAAGGAATTAAAAGAAAAGATCGCTATCGTTGGCAAATCAAATGGACCATTTTTAATCCAAGGCGAAACAGGAACCGGGAAAGAACTTGTGGCTCGCGCAATATGGGCCGCTAAAGGATGCGCAAATAGACCTTTTATCACTGTGAACTGTGCAGAGTTTCAGGGCTCAATGATCGAAGGCGAACTTTTTGGATATGAAAAAGGCGCGTTCACCGGTGCTGCCACACAGAGGATTGGCCTATTTGAAGCAGCTCATGGCGGCGATATTTTCTTAGATGAAATCGGTGAACTACCATTCGAGTTTCAAGCGAAGCTTTTGAGGGTCCTTCAAGAAAAGAAAGTCAGAAGAATAGGTTCAAATCACGAGAAGGCTTTTGACTTTAGAGTGATCGCGGCTACCAATAGAAATCTTCAGTCAGAAGTGGCCGTTGGAAAGTTTAGGGAAGACCTGCTGTTTAGGCTTGATGTACACGGCTTGCGACTGGCCGCTCTTCAAGATAGACCAGAGGATATTTCCGATTTGCTTGAGTATTATTTCGCAGTTCAGCGCCGAAGCAACGTCGGCATCCCAGAAACCGTCCGCGCTGAACTTGCGAGTTATGGGTGGCCCGGTAACGTAAGGCAGTTGGTTGGCTTTGTTAGTTTTGTAATGCCGTTTTTAGATCCGGTGAATCCACAAATAACTCCAAATTTGTTGAACTCCTGGCTTGAGAAGTCTGCTCCAAGTCTATCAAAGGCTGATACTGCATCAGCAAAAGAACAGCTGTTGATTTCGCTCAAGTCCGGCGGGTTCAATATCGATTCTCACGCTGAAACAATAAAACGCGACTTCATCCGCGCCGCTCTCGACCTTGGGAAGTTCAATCGAAATGAAGCAGCCCGAATGTTGGGCGTATCTCGCCAGCGTCTTGCGCATTGGATTGAAATACTGGGTGTCTGA
- a CDS encoding restriction endonuclease subunit S, with the protein MMPSGWEIKSIGGLDAYVTSGSRGWAAYYSGSGDRFIRITNLRRDNINLDCSDMKFVSLPSGSQEGLRTRLQTGDILVSITADLGIVGYIRSEPKVPSYINQHIALVRIDSKDIHKEFIAHQLSSPQVQKRIQKLNDSGSKAGLSLDSIRNVEMEIPPLNEQEKIAKILSTWDEAIEKLKEIVRLKSAHYTYMRDLLTNPLVPKWSGVLNDLAKGYNGLSGKNKNDFIGGDKRFITYNSVFRKPRVDFEMCELVSVSDGEKQNKVVLGDIIFTGSSETPDEVGMSSVILDTHDAVYLNSFCFGFRLNNFEVLIPEFALHYFRSKKIRSQIVKLGQGATRYNLSRERMTQLKISIPSKNEQKMISNVLDGLLQEVGTIEKILAAYSRQKQGLMQQLLTGKKRVKV; encoded by the coding sequence ATGATGCCTAGTGGGTGGGAAATCAAATCTATCGGTGGACTTGATGCCTACGTAACAAGTGGATCGAGAGGTTGGGCTGCATACTACTCAGGCTCAGGAGATCGCTTCATTAGAATTACGAATCTCCGAAGAGATAATATAAATCTCGATTGTTCCGATATGAAGTTTGTTTCTCTGCCATCTGGTTCACAGGAGGGATTGAGAACCAGACTTCAAACTGGCGACATACTTGTATCAATCACAGCAGACCTTGGAATTGTGGGATATATCCGAAGTGAGCCAAAAGTCCCAAGTTATATCAATCAGCATATTGCTCTGGTTCGTATCGATTCAAAAGACATTCATAAAGAATTTATTGCACATCAGCTTTCGTCTCCTCAGGTGCAAAAGAGAATACAAAAGCTTAATGATTCTGGCTCAAAAGCTGGACTTAGCTTGGACTCGATACGAAATGTGGAGATGGAAATTCCTCCGCTCAACGAACAAGAAAAAATCGCCAAGATCCTTTCCACTTGGGACGAAGCGATTGAGAAGCTGAAAGAAATAGTTAGACTCAAGTCTGCTCATTACACCTATATGAGAGATTTATTAACGAATCCCTTGGTCCCAAAGTGGAGTGGGGTCTTAAATGACCTTGCTAAAGGATATAATGGGCTATCAGGGAAAAACAAAAACGATTTTATTGGTGGGGACAAAAGGTTCATAACCTATAATTCTGTTTTTAGAAAACCTCGTGTCGATTTTGAAATGTGCGAACTCGTCAGCGTGAGCGATGGCGAAAAACAAAACAAGGTTGTCTTAGGTGATATTATCTTTACAGGCTCCTCTGAAACACCAGACGAAGTCGGCATGAGTTCTGTCATTCTTGATACTCATGATGCTGTCTATTTAAATAGTTTTTGTTTTGGATTTAGATTGAATAACTTTGAAGTTCTTATTCCCGAATTTGCACTGCATTACTTTCGATCAAAAAAAATACGAAGCCAGATAGTAAAACTCGGTCAAGGAGCAACGAGATACAACCTCTCAAGAGAGAGAATGACACAGCTAAAAATCTCTATCCCGAGTAAAAATGAGCAAAAAATGATTTCAAATGTTTTGGATGGATTGCTTCAAGAAGTCGGTACAATTGAAAAAATTTTGGCTGCTTATAGCCGCCAAAAACAGGGTCTCATGCAGCAACTCCTCACTGGAAAAAAGAGAGTTAAAGTATGA